One window from the genome of Onychomys torridus chromosome 20, mOncTor1.1, whole genome shotgun sequence encodes:
- the LOC118571086 gene encoding zinc finger protein 431-like: MGQNAVTYDDVHVNFTQEEWALLDPSQKNLYKDVMLETYWNLTTIGYNWEDHNIEEHCEISRRHRRHKRNYTGEKPHEVIQYGEAIAHQSTLKIHKGTHIGEKHYECNQYGKAFASHGHLQIQERTHTGEEPFEHNQGGTAFVSHSSLQIHKRTHIGEKPYECNQCGKTFGSHSSLKIHKRTHTGEKPYECNQCGKAFAYRCTLQKHKRLHTGDKPYECNQCDKAFAQINNLQMHKRTHTGEKPYECNQCGKAFAYHSYLQIHKRTHTGEKPYECTQCGRAFAFYSNLQIHKRRHTGEKPYECNQCGKAFAEQSLLQMHKRTHTGEKPYECNQCGKAFASHSHLQRHKRTHTGEKPYECNQCGKAFASHGHLQGHKRTHTGEKPYECNQCDKAFAFYSNLRIHKRRHTGEKPYVCNQCGKAFAEQSPLQMHKRTHTGEKPHECPQCGKAFSQLTNLQMHKRTHTGEKPYECNQCGKAFSQHSHLQMHERTHTGEKPYECKQCGKSFAHQSTLQKHKRLHTVEKPYECNQCG; this comes from the exons AATGCAGTGACCTATGATGATGTGCATGTGAACTTTACTCAAgaagagtgggctttgctggatccttctcaaaagaatctctacaaagatgtgatgctggagacctacTGGAACCTCACTACTATAG GCTACAATTGGGAAGACCATAACATTGAAGAACATTGTGaaatttctagaagacacagAAG ACACAAAAGAAAttatactggagagaaaccccatGAAGTTATTCAATATGGTGAAGCCATTGCACATCAGAGTACTCTAAAAATACATAAAGGAACTCATATTGGAGAGAAacactatgaatgtaatcagtatggtaaagcctttgcaagtCATGGTCATCTCCAAATAcaggaaagaacacacactggagaggaACCATTTGAACATAATCAAGGTGGTACAGCCTTTGTTAGTCACAGTagtctccaaatacataaaagaacacatattggagagaagccctatgaatgtaatcaatgtgggaaAACCTTTGGAAGTCACAGTAGtctcaaaatacataaaagaacacatactggtgagaaaccctatgaatgtaatcagtgtggtaaagcctttgcatatcGCTGTACTCTCCAAAAACATAAAAGATTACATACAGGAGAtaaaccatatgaatgtaatcaatgtgataaagcctttgccCAAATCAATaatcttcaaatgcataaaagaacacatactggagagaaaccctatgaatgtaatcagtgtggtaaagcctttgcatatcATAGTTATCTACAAatccataaaagaacacatactggagagaaaccctatgaatgcacTCAATGTGGTAGAGCCTTTGCATTTTACAGTaatctccaaatacataaaagaagacatactggagaaaaaccgtatgaatgtaatcaatgtggtaaagcctttgctgaACAGAGTCttcttcaaatgcataaaagaacacatactggagagaaaccctatgaatgtaaccaatgtggtaaagcctttgcaagtCACAGTCATCTCcaaagacataaaagaacacatactggagagaaaccctatgaatgtaatcaatgtggtaaagcctttgcaagtCATGGTCATCTCCAaggacataaaagaacacatactggagagaaaccctatgaatgtaatcagtgtgataaagcctttgcatTTTACAGTAATCTCCGAATACATAAAAGAagacatactggagagaaaccctatgtatgtaatcaatgtggtaaagcctttgctgaACAAAGTCctcttcaaatgcataaaagaacacatactggagagaagccccaTGAATGTcctcaatgtggtaaagccttttcaCAACTCACTaatcttcaaatgcataaaagaacacatactggagagaaaccctatgaatgtaatcaatgtggtaaagccttttcacaacacagtcatcttcaaatgcatgagagaacacatactggagagaaaccctatgaatgtaaacaatgtggtaaatcTTTTGCACATCAGAGTACTCTCCAAAAACATAAAAGATTACATACtgtagagaaaccctatgaatgtaatcaatgtggttaA